The Vespula vulgaris chromosome 22, iyVesVulg1.1, whole genome shotgun sequence genome window below encodes:
- the LOC127071547 gene encoding pyruvate kinase-like: MKKIDWIIACNWISIQSQGITNSYPLAIANIINAGANILRLNLSHETEKWHVITVKSIREAGNIICKCTSIFRSISVALDLHGPEIRTGIFRGDSLSMDRAVFIEGNTVRLLTEDKIQRAGTSSCFWVSYQELSKVCHRGDTISIDRGAVMLKVICVGTSDILCRIIKGGIIGNTKTIQLLDSIISFPIISKQDSKDIELACKLECDFIIVNQARNRKMIRSVRAEINQIGCNWIKILAKICSKQGLQNFDEILSEADGIIFERSSLELDIGIEKLFIAQKSVIAKCNRAGKPVVINFRPIIEKMPKINVELVATAVLDGADTISLTTGNLNLKDTLQLVQEINIVCREAESARWQREIFNTFTNLATIPLDVVHSIVIGAIQASLNSNAAAIIITTTTGRSAVLLSIYRPRCPIVAVTRFGFVARYLNIYFAIHSIHYLASPLPDWIKDINIRVRAGLEYLIRKNYINIGDAIVVVGPSRQDGGLINTIQMIYVSFNLVKSFTTDRITSLSKNHEISF, encoded by the exons atgaaaaaaatcgaCTGGATCATTGCATGCAATTGGATATCGATTCAAAGCCAAG gtatAACAAATTCTTATCCATTGGCAATCGCAAATATCATTAACGCTGGTGCAAACATACTTCGTTTGAATTTATCgcatgaaacagaaaaatggCACGTTATTACCGTAAAATCGATCAGAGAAGCGGGAAATATTATTTGCAAATGTACCTCTATATTTCGTTCAATCTCTGTGGCGCTTGATTTACATGGTCCCGAAATACGTACTGGAATATTTCGCGGCGATTCGTTATCCatg GATCGTGCCGTATTCATCGAAGGTAATACTGTACGTTTATTGACGGAGGATAAAATACAACGAGCGGGTACGTCCTCTTGCTTTTGGGTGTCGTATCaagaattatcaaaagtatgtCACAGAGGAGAtacaatttcgatcgatcgtggcGCTGTAATGTTGAAAGTTATTTGTGTAG GAACCAGTGACATACTGTGTAGGATTATAAAAGGTGGTATTATCGGAAATACAAAAACGATTCAACTTTTGGACAGCATCATTTCGTTCCCAATTATTTCCAAACAGGATAGCAAAGATATCGAACTAGCTTGCAAGCTCGAATgcgattttattattgtcaATCAAGCACGTAACAGAAAAATGATACGTTCTGTACGTGccgaaataaatcaaatag gatGTAATTGGATTAAAATTTTAGCGAAGATCTGTTCCAAGCAGGGTTTACAAAATTTTGACGAAATATTGAGCGAAGCCGACGGTATTATCTTTGAAAGATCTAGTTTGGAGCTCGATataggaatagaaaaattatttatcgcgCAAAAGTCTGTAATAGCTAAATGTAACAGG GCGGGTAAACCTGTCGTCATAAATTTTCGTCCAATAATCGAGAAAATGCCGAAAATTAATGTAGAATTAGTAGCAACTGCTGTATTAGATGGAGCGGATACAATTAGCTTGACTACAGGAAATTTGAACTTGAAAGATACTTTACAGCTTGttcaagaaattaatattgtatgtAGAGAAGCGGAAAGTGCACGATGgcaaagagaaattttcaatacTTTTACTAATTTG gCGACGATACCATTGGATGTAGTGCATTCGATCGTCATTGGCGCCATACAGGCATCCTTGAATAGTAATGCAGCAGCCATCATAATCACGACTACGACCGGACGTAGCGCCGTCTTGCTCTCGATTTATCGACCACGATGTCCCATCGTAGCTGTTACGCGTTTTGGTTTTGTTGCCCGATacttaaatatctattttgcCATACATTCTATTCATTACCTTG cgTCACCTTTACCCGATTGGATTAAAGATATCAATATACGCGTGCGAGCTGGTTTGGagtatttaataagaaaaaattatatcaacatTGGTGATGCGATAGTGGTAGTTGGACCATCGCGACAAGATGGAGGATTAATTAACACTATCCAAATGATTTACGTATCTTTTAATCTGGTCAAATCATTCACAACAGATCGAATTACGTCGTTATCGAAAAATCATGAGATTTCATTTTGa